One window of the Entelurus aequoreus isolate RoL-2023_Sb linkage group LG18, RoL_Eaeq_v1.1, whole genome shotgun sequence genome contains the following:
- the pvalb7 gene encoding parvalbumin-7, protein MCADRMVMTDLLKAEEIKKALDAFAADTFDPKKFFDLVGMTAMSAESVKQVFRVLDVDGSGFIEEEELKFVLKGFSDDGRDLTDAETSAFLKAGDKDGDGKIGIDEFEAMVHE, encoded by the exons CTGACAGGATGGTGATGACGGACCTGTTGAAAGCTGAGGAGATCAAGAAAGCTCTTGATGCCTTTGCAG CAGACACGTTCGACCCGAAAAAGTTCTTTGACTTAGTGGGAATGACAGCCATGTCCGCCGAGAGCGTCAAGCAGGTCTTCCGAGTCCTGGATGTGGACGGAAGCGGCTTCATTGAAGAAGAGGAACTCAA GTTTGTCCTGAAGGGCTTCTCTGATGACGGCAGAGACTTGACGGACGCTGAGACAAGCGCTTTCCTCAAAGCTGGAGACAAAGACGGCGACGGCAAAATCGGGATTGACG